Proteins from a single region of Macrotis lagotis isolate mMagLag1 chromosome 2, bilby.v1.9.chrom.fasta, whole genome shotgun sequence:
- the SLC11A2 gene encoding natural resistance-associated macrophage protein 2 isoform X4, giving the protein MSIAYLDPGNIESDLQSGAVAGFKLLWILLMATLVGLLLQRLAARLGVVTGLHLAEVCHRQYPKVPRIILWLMVETAIIGSDMQEVIGSAIAINLLSAGRIPLWAGVLITIADTFVFLFLDKYGLRKLEAFFGFLITIMALTFGYEYVTVKPNQAEVLRGMFVPSCSGCRTPQIEQAVGIVGAVIMPHNMYLHSALVKSRQVNRSSKREVREANKYFFIESCIALFVSFIINVFVVSVFAEAFFNQTDRQVHEICVNNSSPHSDLFPQNDTLLSVDLYKGGVVLGCYFGPAALYIWAVGILAAGQSSTMTGTYSGQFVMEGFLNLKWSRFARVILTRSIAIIPTLLIAVFKDVEHLTGMNDFLNVLQSLQLPFALIPVLTFTSLRPVMNDFANGLIWRILGGILVFLICGINMYFVTVYVQDLGDLTFYVVAAVISVAYLCFVFYLGWQCLIALGLSFLDCGRTYHLGLSSQPELFLLNNVDADSILSR; this is encoded by the exons ATGAGCATTGCTTATCTGGACCCAGGGAACATTGAATCTGATTTGCAATCTGGTGCTGTGGCTGGGTTTAAG TTGCTCTGGATACTCCTCATGGCTACTCTGGTGGGGCTCTTGCTGCAGCGCCTGGCAGCCAGACTGGGTGTTGTCACTGGTCTGCATCTGGCTGAAGTGTGTCACCGGCAGTATCCCAAG GTCCCTCGAATTATTCTGTGGCTGATGGTGGAGACAGCCATCATAGGCTCTGATATGCAAGAAGTCATAGGGTCAGCTATTGCCATCAATCTTCTGTCTGCTGGGAG GATTCCTTTGTGGGCTGGAGTTCTTATTACCATAGCAGATACCTTCGTATTTCTCTTTCTGGACAAATATG gtTTGCGGAAACTTGAAGCATTTTTTGGCTTTCTTATCACCATCATGGCCTTGACCTTTGGATATGAA TATGTTACAGTGAAACCTAACCAGGCTGAGGTGCTGCGGGGCATGTTCGTCCCCTCTTGTTCAGGCTGTCGAACCCCACAGATTGAGCAGGCTGTGGGCATTGTGGGTGCTGTGATAATGCCACACAACATGTATCTGCACTCAGCACTAGTCAAG TCCAGGCAGGTGAACAGGTCCAGCAAACGGGAGGTCCGAGAAGCCAACAAGTACTTCTTTATTGAGTCCTGCATCGCCCTTTTCGTCTCCTTCATCATCAATGTCTTTGTCGTCTCAGTCTTTGCCGAGGCCTTTTTTAATCAAACGGACAGGCAAGTG CATGAGATCTGTGTCAACAATAGCAGTCCTCACAGTGACCTTTTCCCTCAAAATGACACTCTGTTGAGTGTAGACCTCTACAAAGGG GGAGTAGTCTTGGGATGTTACTTTGGGCCTGCTGCACTCTACATCTGGGCTGTTGGCATCCTAGCTGCAGGGCAGAGCTCCACCATGACCGGAACCTATTCTGGCCAGTTTGTCATGGAG GGATTCCTGAACCTAAAATGGTCACGGTTTGCTCGAGTGATCTTGACACGCTCTATTGCTATCATCCCAACACTGTTGATTGCAGTCTTCAAGGATGTGGAGCATCTGACAGGAATGAATGACTTCCTGAATGTATTGCAGAGTTTACAG CTTCCCTTTGCCCTCATCCCTGTCCTCACATTTACCAGTTTGCGTCCAGTGATGAATGATTTCGCCAATGGACT cATTTGGAGAATATTAGGTGGGATCCTCGTTTTTCTTATCTGTGGCATCAATATGTACTTTGTGACTGTCTATGTTCAAGACCTGGGCGACTTGACATTTTATGTGGTGGCTGCTGTAATCTCTGTGGCCTATCTCTGTTTTGTGTTTTATCTG GGTTGGCAGTGTTTGATTGCTTTGGGCTTGTCCTTCTTGGACTGTGGACGGACG TACCACCTGGGACTGAGCTCTCAACCTGAACTCTTCCTCCTGAACAACGTTGATGCTGATTCCATTCTCTCTAGATGA
- the SLC11A2 gene encoding natural resistance-associated macrophage protein 2 isoform X3, producing MIKKHIHKDGSGDHGDTASLGAVNTIYSNQSPSQAPAFQEEPFSTYFNEKISVPDEEHSCFSFRKLWAFTGPGFLMSIAYLDPGNIESDLQSGAVAGFKLLWILLMATLVGLLLQRLAARLGVVTGLHLAEVCHRQYPKVPRIILWLMVETAIIGSDMQEVIGSAIAINLLSAGRIPLWAGVLITIADTFVFLFLDKYGLRKLEAFFGFLITIMALTFGYEYVTVKPNQAEVLRGMFVPSCSGCRTPQIEQAVGIVGAVIMPHNMYLHSALVKSRQVNRSSKREVREANKYFFIESCIALFVSFIINVFVVSVFAEAFFNQTDRQVHEICVNNSSPHSDLFPQNDTLLSVDLYKGGVVLGCYFGPAALYIWAVGILAAGQSSTMTGTYSGQFVMEGFLNLKWSRFARVILTRSIAIIPTLLIAVFKDVEHLTGMNDFLNVLQSLQLPFALIPVLTFTSLRPVMNDFANGLIWRILGGILVFLICGINMYFVTVYVQDLGDLTFYVVAAVISVAYLCFVFYLGWQCLIALGLSFLDCGRTYHLGLSSQPELFLLNNVDADSILSR from the exons ATGATCAAGAAACATATCCACA AAGATGGTTCTGGAGACCATGGGGACACCGCCAGCCTGGGTGCAGTTAACACCATCTATAGTAATCAATCCCCTTCACAAGCACCTGCATTTCAAGAAGAGCCCTTCAGCACCTACTTTAATGAGAAAATTTCGGTTCCTGATGAAGAG cATTCTTGTTTTAGCTTCCGCAAACTCTGGGCCTTTACAGGGCCAGGCTTCCTCATGAGCATTGCTTATCTGGACCCAGGGAACATTGAATCTGATTTGCAATCTGGTGCTGTGGCTGGGTTTAAG TTGCTCTGGATACTCCTCATGGCTACTCTGGTGGGGCTCTTGCTGCAGCGCCTGGCAGCCAGACTGGGTGTTGTCACTGGTCTGCATCTGGCTGAAGTGTGTCACCGGCAGTATCCCAAG GTCCCTCGAATTATTCTGTGGCTGATGGTGGAGACAGCCATCATAGGCTCTGATATGCAAGAAGTCATAGGGTCAGCTATTGCCATCAATCTTCTGTCTGCTGGGAG GATTCCTTTGTGGGCTGGAGTTCTTATTACCATAGCAGATACCTTCGTATTTCTCTTTCTGGACAAATATG gtTTGCGGAAACTTGAAGCATTTTTTGGCTTTCTTATCACCATCATGGCCTTGACCTTTGGATATGAA TATGTTACAGTGAAACCTAACCAGGCTGAGGTGCTGCGGGGCATGTTCGTCCCCTCTTGTTCAGGCTGTCGAACCCCACAGATTGAGCAGGCTGTGGGCATTGTGGGTGCTGTGATAATGCCACACAACATGTATCTGCACTCAGCACTAGTCAAG TCCAGGCAGGTGAACAGGTCCAGCAAACGGGAGGTCCGAGAAGCCAACAAGTACTTCTTTATTGAGTCCTGCATCGCCCTTTTCGTCTCCTTCATCATCAATGTCTTTGTCGTCTCAGTCTTTGCCGAGGCCTTTTTTAATCAAACGGACAGGCAAGTG CATGAGATCTGTGTCAACAATAGCAGTCCTCACAGTGACCTTTTCCCTCAAAATGACACTCTGTTGAGTGTAGACCTCTACAAAGGG GGAGTAGTCTTGGGATGTTACTTTGGGCCTGCTGCACTCTACATCTGGGCTGTTGGCATCCTAGCTGCAGGGCAGAGCTCCACCATGACCGGAACCTATTCTGGCCAGTTTGTCATGGAG GGATTCCTGAACCTAAAATGGTCACGGTTTGCTCGAGTGATCTTGACACGCTCTATTGCTATCATCCCAACACTGTTGATTGCAGTCTTCAAGGATGTGGAGCATCTGACAGGAATGAATGACTTCCTGAATGTATTGCAGAGTTTACAG CTTCCCTTTGCCCTCATCCCTGTCCTCACATTTACCAGTTTGCGTCCAGTGATGAATGATTTCGCCAATGGACT cATTTGGAGAATATTAGGTGGGATCCTCGTTTTTCTTATCTGTGGCATCAATATGTACTTTGTGACTGTCTATGTTCAAGACCTGGGCGACTTGACATTTTATGTGGTGGCTGCTGTAATCTCTGTGGCCTATCTCTGTTTTGTGTTTTATCTG GGTTGGCAGTGTTTGATTGCTTTGGGCTTGTCCTTCTTGGACTGTGGACGGACG TACCACCTGGGACTGAGCTCTCAACCTGAACTCTTCCTCCTGAACAACGTTGATGCTGATTCCATTCTCTCTAGATGA
- the SLC11A2 gene encoding natural resistance-associated macrophage protein 2 isoform X2: protein MTLSSKEKMSAEDGSGDHGDTASLGAVNTIYSNQSPSQAPAFQEEPFSTYFNEKISVPDEEHSCFSFRKLWAFTGPGFLMSIAYLDPGNIESDLQSGAVAGFKLLWILLMATLVGLLLQRLAARLGVVTGLHLAEVCHRQYPKVPRIILWLMVETAIIGSDMQEVIGSAIAINLLSAGRIPLWAGVLITIADTFVFLFLDKYGLRKLEAFFGFLITIMALTFGYEYVTVKPNQAEVLRGMFVPSCSGCRTPQIEQAVGIVGAVIMPHNMYLHSALVKSRQVNRSSKREVREANKYFFIESCIALFVSFIINVFVVSVFAEAFFNQTDRQVHEICVNNSSPHSDLFPQNDTLLSVDLYKGGVVLGCYFGPAALYIWAVGILAAGQSSTMTGTYSGQFVMEGFLNLKWSRFARVILTRSIAIIPTLLIAVFKDVEHLTGMNDFLNVLQSLQLPFALIPVLTFTSLRPVMNDFANGLIWRILGGILVFLICGINMYFVTVYVQDLGDLTFYVVAAVISVAYLCFVFYLGWQCLIALGLSFLDCGRTYHLGLSSQPELFLLNNVDADSILSR from the exons ATGACATTAAGTTCTAAAGAGAAGATGTCTGCTG AAGATGGTTCTGGAGACCATGGGGACACCGCCAGCCTGGGTGCAGTTAACACCATCTATAGTAATCAATCCCCTTCACAAGCACCTGCATTTCAAGAAGAGCCCTTCAGCACCTACTTTAATGAGAAAATTTCGGTTCCTGATGAAGAG cATTCTTGTTTTAGCTTCCGCAAACTCTGGGCCTTTACAGGGCCAGGCTTCCTCATGAGCATTGCTTATCTGGACCCAGGGAACATTGAATCTGATTTGCAATCTGGTGCTGTGGCTGGGTTTAAG TTGCTCTGGATACTCCTCATGGCTACTCTGGTGGGGCTCTTGCTGCAGCGCCTGGCAGCCAGACTGGGTGTTGTCACTGGTCTGCATCTGGCTGAAGTGTGTCACCGGCAGTATCCCAAG GTCCCTCGAATTATTCTGTGGCTGATGGTGGAGACAGCCATCATAGGCTCTGATATGCAAGAAGTCATAGGGTCAGCTATTGCCATCAATCTTCTGTCTGCTGGGAG GATTCCTTTGTGGGCTGGAGTTCTTATTACCATAGCAGATACCTTCGTATTTCTCTTTCTGGACAAATATG gtTTGCGGAAACTTGAAGCATTTTTTGGCTTTCTTATCACCATCATGGCCTTGACCTTTGGATATGAA TATGTTACAGTGAAACCTAACCAGGCTGAGGTGCTGCGGGGCATGTTCGTCCCCTCTTGTTCAGGCTGTCGAACCCCACAGATTGAGCAGGCTGTGGGCATTGTGGGTGCTGTGATAATGCCACACAACATGTATCTGCACTCAGCACTAGTCAAG TCCAGGCAGGTGAACAGGTCCAGCAAACGGGAGGTCCGAGAAGCCAACAAGTACTTCTTTATTGAGTCCTGCATCGCCCTTTTCGTCTCCTTCATCATCAATGTCTTTGTCGTCTCAGTCTTTGCCGAGGCCTTTTTTAATCAAACGGACAGGCAAGTG CATGAGATCTGTGTCAACAATAGCAGTCCTCACAGTGACCTTTTCCCTCAAAATGACACTCTGTTGAGTGTAGACCTCTACAAAGGG GGAGTAGTCTTGGGATGTTACTTTGGGCCTGCTGCACTCTACATCTGGGCTGTTGGCATCCTAGCTGCAGGGCAGAGCTCCACCATGACCGGAACCTATTCTGGCCAGTTTGTCATGGAG GGATTCCTGAACCTAAAATGGTCACGGTTTGCTCGAGTGATCTTGACACGCTCTATTGCTATCATCCCAACACTGTTGATTGCAGTCTTCAAGGATGTGGAGCATCTGACAGGAATGAATGACTTCCTGAATGTATTGCAGAGTTTACAG CTTCCCTTTGCCCTCATCCCTGTCCTCACATTTACCAGTTTGCGTCCAGTGATGAATGATTTCGCCAATGGACT cATTTGGAGAATATTAGGTGGGATCCTCGTTTTTCTTATCTGTGGCATCAATATGTACTTTGTGACTGTCTATGTTCAAGACCTGGGCGACTTGACATTTTATGTGGTGGCTGCTGTAATCTCTGTGGCCTATCTCTGTTTTGTGTTTTATCTG GGTTGGCAGTGTTTGATTGCTTTGGGCTTGTCCTTCTTGGACTGTGGACGGACG TACCACCTGGGACTGAGCTCTCAACCTGAACTCTTCCTCCTGAACAACGTTGATGCTGATTCCATTCTCTCTAGATGA
- the SLC11A2 gene encoding natural resistance-associated macrophage protein 2 isoform X1: MGKKLGQDGAAPSCELKSYSSNVPPSTMTLSSKEKMSAEDGSGDHGDTASLGAVNTIYSNQSPSQAPAFQEEPFSTYFNEKISVPDEEHSCFSFRKLWAFTGPGFLMSIAYLDPGNIESDLQSGAVAGFKLLWILLMATLVGLLLQRLAARLGVVTGLHLAEVCHRQYPKVPRIILWLMVETAIIGSDMQEVIGSAIAINLLSAGRIPLWAGVLITIADTFVFLFLDKYGLRKLEAFFGFLITIMALTFGYEYVTVKPNQAEVLRGMFVPSCSGCRTPQIEQAVGIVGAVIMPHNMYLHSALVKSRQVNRSSKREVREANKYFFIESCIALFVSFIINVFVVSVFAEAFFNQTDRQVHEICVNNSSPHSDLFPQNDTLLSVDLYKGGVVLGCYFGPAALYIWAVGILAAGQSSTMTGTYSGQFVMEGFLNLKWSRFARVILTRSIAIIPTLLIAVFKDVEHLTGMNDFLNVLQSLQLPFALIPVLTFTSLRPVMNDFANGLIWRILGGILVFLICGINMYFVTVYVQDLGDLTFYVVAAVISVAYLCFVFYLGWQCLIALGLSFLDCGRTYHLGLSSQPELFLLNNVDADSILSR, encoded by the exons ATGGGGAAGAAGCTGGGCCAGGACGGGGCTGCGCCCAGCTGTGAGCTGA AATCCTATTCCTCGAATGTACCACCATCCACCATGACATTAAGTTCTAAAGAGAAGATGTCTGCTG AAGATGGTTCTGGAGACCATGGGGACACCGCCAGCCTGGGTGCAGTTAACACCATCTATAGTAATCAATCCCCTTCACAAGCACCTGCATTTCAAGAAGAGCCCTTCAGCACCTACTTTAATGAGAAAATTTCGGTTCCTGATGAAGAG cATTCTTGTTTTAGCTTCCGCAAACTCTGGGCCTTTACAGGGCCAGGCTTCCTCATGAGCATTGCTTATCTGGACCCAGGGAACATTGAATCTGATTTGCAATCTGGTGCTGTGGCTGGGTTTAAG TTGCTCTGGATACTCCTCATGGCTACTCTGGTGGGGCTCTTGCTGCAGCGCCTGGCAGCCAGACTGGGTGTTGTCACTGGTCTGCATCTGGCTGAAGTGTGTCACCGGCAGTATCCCAAG GTCCCTCGAATTATTCTGTGGCTGATGGTGGAGACAGCCATCATAGGCTCTGATATGCAAGAAGTCATAGGGTCAGCTATTGCCATCAATCTTCTGTCTGCTGGGAG GATTCCTTTGTGGGCTGGAGTTCTTATTACCATAGCAGATACCTTCGTATTTCTCTTTCTGGACAAATATG gtTTGCGGAAACTTGAAGCATTTTTTGGCTTTCTTATCACCATCATGGCCTTGACCTTTGGATATGAA TATGTTACAGTGAAACCTAACCAGGCTGAGGTGCTGCGGGGCATGTTCGTCCCCTCTTGTTCAGGCTGTCGAACCCCACAGATTGAGCAGGCTGTGGGCATTGTGGGTGCTGTGATAATGCCACACAACATGTATCTGCACTCAGCACTAGTCAAG TCCAGGCAGGTGAACAGGTCCAGCAAACGGGAGGTCCGAGAAGCCAACAAGTACTTCTTTATTGAGTCCTGCATCGCCCTTTTCGTCTCCTTCATCATCAATGTCTTTGTCGTCTCAGTCTTTGCCGAGGCCTTTTTTAATCAAACGGACAGGCAAGTG CATGAGATCTGTGTCAACAATAGCAGTCCTCACAGTGACCTTTTCCCTCAAAATGACACTCTGTTGAGTGTAGACCTCTACAAAGGG GGAGTAGTCTTGGGATGTTACTTTGGGCCTGCTGCACTCTACATCTGGGCTGTTGGCATCCTAGCTGCAGGGCAGAGCTCCACCATGACCGGAACCTATTCTGGCCAGTTTGTCATGGAG GGATTCCTGAACCTAAAATGGTCACGGTTTGCTCGAGTGATCTTGACACGCTCTATTGCTATCATCCCAACACTGTTGATTGCAGTCTTCAAGGATGTGGAGCATCTGACAGGAATGAATGACTTCCTGAATGTATTGCAGAGTTTACAG CTTCCCTTTGCCCTCATCCCTGTCCTCACATTTACCAGTTTGCGTCCAGTGATGAATGATTTCGCCAATGGACT cATTTGGAGAATATTAGGTGGGATCCTCGTTTTTCTTATCTGTGGCATCAATATGTACTTTGTGACTGTCTATGTTCAAGACCTGGGCGACTTGACATTTTATGTGGTGGCTGCTGTAATCTCTGTGGCCTATCTCTGTTTTGTGTTTTATCTG GGTTGGCAGTGTTTGATTGCTTTGGGCTTGTCCTTCTTGGACTGTGGACGGACG TACCACCTGGGACTGAGCTCTCAACCTGAACTCTTCCTCCTGAACAACGTTGATGCTGATTCCATTCTCTCTAGATGA